One Terriglobia bacterium genomic region harbors:
- a CDS encoding IclR family transcriptional regulator gives MRGAAEQASSAVDRALGMLEAISERSGGMTNAELSRKLRIPKSSASYILRVLEQRGYLRRERTTGKYRLGLKVVSLSRGVLGGLDIRELAIPALHHLVEHVHLTAHLAILDGGKAVYIEKVEAPGFIKMDTWVGRRMEVHTTSVGKAILAHLPKSEAEALLKGLELTRRTRKTITTLPQFSRELAHIRTRGFAVDDEENNLGVRCVAAPIFDALGDTVASVGVSGTTSQVDRSSMSKIADLVKDAARRISHQLGHQSAARKGHAG, from the coding sequence ATGCGTGGAGCAGCGGAACAGGCGTCATCGGCGGTGGATCGGGCGCTGGGCATGCTGGAGGCCATTTCCGAGCGCAGCGGGGGAATGACCAATGCGGAACTCAGCCGCAAGCTGCGGATTCCAAAAAGCTCGGCCAGTTACATCCTCCGGGTGCTGGAGCAGCGGGGATACCTGCGCCGGGAGCGCACCACCGGCAAGTACCGCCTGGGGCTCAAGGTGGTCAGCCTCAGCCGTGGTGTCCTTGGCGGCCTCGACATCCGGGAACTGGCGATTCCGGCCCTTCATCACCTCGTGGAGCACGTCCACTTGACGGCACATTTGGCCATCCTGGACGGGGGCAAGGCGGTCTACATTGAAAAGGTCGAAGCTCCCGGCTTTATCAAGATGGACACGTGGGTGGGTCGCCGCATGGAGGTGCATACGACGAGTGTGGGGAAGGCGATACTGGCTCATCTGCCAAAGTCGGAAGCGGAGGCGCTCTTGAAGGGCCTCGAACTGACCCGCCGGACCCGAAAGACGATAACGACCCTCCCGCAATTTTCGCGCGAGCTGGCACACATACGAACCCGGGGATTTGCGGTGGACGACGAGGAGAACAACCTGGGGGTGCGTTGTGTGGCGGCGCCGATCTTCGATGCCCTGGGAGACACCGTGGCGAGCGTCGGGGTCAGCGGCACGACGAGCCAGGTGGACCGCTCCAGCATGTCGAAGATCGCGGACCTGGTGAAAGACGCTGCGCGCCGAATCTCCCACCAGCTGGGCCACCAGTCGGCTGCACGCAAGGGCCACGCAGGTTGA
- the aceA gene encoding isocitrate lyase: MKNDLQAAELSEQWATHPRWKGITRPYTADDVIRLRGSIQVQHTLAEMGAERLWHLLHSEPYVAALGALTGNQAVQQVQAGLTAIYLSGWQVAADANNAGQMYPDQSLYPADSVPHVVRRINNALQRADQIQHAEGRPGPYWFAPIVADAEAGFGGTLNAFELMKSMVEAGVAGVHFEDQLASAKKCGHMGGKVLVPTQEFIQKLVAARLAADLMGVPTLLVARTDANGANLLTSDVDKRDRPFLTGGRTVEGFFTVKGGLEAAIARGLSYAPYADLIWCETSEPNLEEARRFAEAIHAEYPSKLLAYNCSPSFNWRKKLDDAAIARFQTELGAMGYKFQFITLAGFHVLNLGMFELAQSYRETGMTAYARVQESEFARESDSGYRAVKHQSFVGVGYFDDVTQTIAGGTSSTTALAGSTEEEQFSQPASAHVPAPSDPLMIDPSQFPSLSA; encoded by the coding sequence ATGAAGAACGATCTTCAGGCAGCAGAACTTTCTGAACAATGGGCCACTCACCCGAGATGGAAGGGGATCACGCGGCCGTACACGGCGGATGATGTCATCCGGCTCCGCGGCTCCATCCAGGTCCAGCACACCCTGGCCGAAATGGGAGCCGAGCGGCTGTGGCATTTGTTGCACTCCGAGCCTTATGTGGCGGCCCTGGGCGCCTTGACCGGCAATCAGGCGGTCCAGCAGGTCCAGGCCGGACTCACGGCCATTTATCTCAGTGGCTGGCAGGTGGCGGCCGATGCCAACAACGCCGGCCAGATGTATCCGGACCAGAGCCTCTACCCGGCCGACAGTGTCCCCCACGTGGTGCGCCGAATCAACAATGCGCTCCAGCGGGCCGATCAAATCCAGCATGCGGAGGGTCGCCCGGGGCCCTACTGGTTCGCCCCTATCGTGGCGGATGCGGAAGCCGGCTTTGGCGGCACCTTGAACGCCTTCGAATTGATGAAATCCATGGTCGAAGCGGGCGTCGCGGGGGTCCATTTTGAGGACCAGTTGGCCTCCGCCAAAAAATGCGGCCACATGGGCGGCAAGGTGCTGGTGCCGACCCAGGAGTTCATCCAAAAGCTCGTTGCGGCCCGACTGGCGGCGGATTTGATGGGAGTGCCCACCCTCCTCGTTGCAAGAACGGATGCCAACGGGGCCAACCTTCTCACCAGCGACGTTGACAAGCGGGACCGGCCGTTTCTGACCGGCGGGCGGACCGTGGAAGGATTCTTTACGGTGAAGGGCGGGCTGGAAGCCGCCATCGCGCGTGGACTCTCATACGCCCCCTACGCCGACCTGATCTGGTGTGAAACCTCGGAGCCGAACCTCGAAGAAGCCCGCCGTTTCGCCGAAGCGATTCACGCGGAATACCCCAGCAAATTGCTGGCTTATAACTGCTCCCCCTCCTTCAACTGGAGGAAGAAACTGGATGATGCCGCCATCGCCCGCTTCCAAACAGAGCTTGGAGCCATGGGATACAAGTTCCAGTTCATCACCCTCGCGGGGTTCCATGTGTTGAACCTCGGCATGTTCGAGCTGGCCCAGAGCTACAGGGAGACCGGGATGACGGCCTATGCCCGGGTGCAGGAAAGCGAGTTCGCTCGGGAAAGCGACAGCGGCTACCGGGCTGTCAAGCACCAGTCGTTCGTGGGGGTGGGATACTTCGATGATGTCACACAGACGATCGCGGGGGGAACTTCCTCAACCACGGCGCTGGCGGGGTCAACGGAAGAAGAACAGTTTTCGCAACCCGCGTCAGCTCACGTCCCTGCTCCCTCGGATCCGCTGATGATCGATCCATCGCAGTTCCCTTCCCTGTCCGCGTGA
- a CDS encoding tetratricopeptide repeat protein — protein MKRITISWLALLMGLGTSLLCAATSTKKELRFTIPQAPWILLIDGDNVEVKSQQVKPEGSSGYFLLEDNKNQLNISFFIESARKCNDSKSCRDFVWKSNQPQLENPKNVAQSEIGGISILEYLLPAYKGIPVQQYNMYAEYVVDGFWVDLHLSKVLYKPADRPLFENVVKSVHFEPKPGNPAPTAATPDHSSTVDSSPSIDPTWAYVTEGNGYYLKRDFVKAIGPYQKALDREKKESTLEKDWWHVLIDNLGMCYGMTGDMKKAKETFEYGLSKDDRYPLFYYNLACTYAEMDDLDNTISFLKRAFQYKDNVIAGEQMPHPEEDSSFQRFMKNDRFLAALKEIHQP, from the coding sequence ATGAAGCGAATCACGATCAGCTGGCTTGCTCTCTTGATGGGACTTGGAACCTCTCTGCTTTGCGCAGCGACTTCCACCAAGAAAGAACTGAGATTCACCATCCCCCAGGCGCCTTGGATTCTCCTGATTGACGGAGACAACGTGGAGGTCAAGAGCCAACAGGTTAAGCCCGAAGGCTCTTCGGGATATTTTCTCCTGGAAGATAATAAGAATCAGTTGAACATTTCATTCTTCATTGAATCGGCCCGGAAGTGCAATGATAGCAAGTCTTGTCGCGATTTTGTTTGGAAGAGCAACCAGCCACAGCTTGAGAACCCTAAGAATGTCGCCCAGTCTGAGATAGGTGGGATCAGCATCCTTGAATACCTCCTCCCGGCTTACAAGGGAATCCCGGTGCAGCAGTACAATATGTATGCGGAATATGTGGTAGACGGATTCTGGGTGGATCTGCATTTGTCGAAAGTTCTCTACAAACCCGCGGACCGACCTCTTTTCGAGAATGTCGTGAAGTCAGTTCACTTTGAGCCGAAGCCGGGCAACCCGGCTCCGACTGCAGCAACTCCGGACCACTCCTCGACGGTCGACTCAAGTCCCTCGATTGATCCCACCTGGGCTTATGTCACCGAGGGGAACGGTTATTACCTCAAGAGAGATTTTGTGAAGGCGATCGGGCCCTACCAGAAGGCCTTGGATCGTGAGAAGAAAGAATCCACGCTCGAGAAAGACTGGTGGCATGTTCTCATCGATAATTTGGGGATGTGTTATGGGATGACGGGGGACATGAAAAAAGCCAAAGAGACCTTTGAGTACGGTCTGTCGAAGGATGATCGTTATCCCCTCTTTTATTACAACCTCGCCTGCACCTATGCCGAAATGGATGATCTGGACAATACCATCAGCTTTCTGAAGCGTGCCTTCCAATACAAGGACAACGTTATTGCCGGAGAACAAATGCCCCACCCGGAGGAAGACTCCTCGTTCCAGCGGTTCATGAAGAATGATAGATTTCTAGCCGCTCTGAAGGAGATTCACCAGCCCTAG
- a CDS encoding SGNH/GDSL hydrolase family protein — translation MKRPLYNGFVELGSERAIRRSRGRALRAAVLHWVLLSLLLVTASRITPHAPVPQPRRKPLRVLFVGNSYTYYNNLPEMLEQLSLSAGTDSRIQARMVVAGGATLEQHWQRGAALWAIQHGGWDYVVLQEQSSLGPSPMLDGLPTIRSPDDFYRYARLFDEAIRQAGANTVFYSTWGRRNAPVQNQQLLDYAYMQIARERHARMAPVGMAWQDLRSKGSAVDPYWQDGSHPSPAGTYLAACVFYATFTGRSPKGLAHEISGPAVDDTGRITDDKKVQLVGLSASSAELIQETAWKAHQKLETSGGYLNVSPPPEPQRTALPAGRKPTPADLEGSWTGETRVFSRAMAWPATMELHLTRTGEDWQGELKVRFGNPRDDMTSQVSEVVLTETGVSFIQPQGVSGAVVKYEGVFTGRSLEGEARIVLTDGAIVAIGRWNLKRKR, via the coding sequence ATGAAGAGGCCGCTCTATAACGGTTTTGTGGAATTGGGTAGCGAGAGGGCGATACGGCGGTCGCGAGGCAGAGCATTGCGTGCCGCCGTCCTGCACTGGGTGCTGTTGAGTTTGCTTTTGGTGACGGCTTCCCGCATTACTCCCCACGCGCCGGTGCCGCAGCCGCGGCGGAAGCCGCTGCGGGTCCTTTTTGTCGGGAATAGTTACACCTATTACAACAACCTTCCGGAAATGCTGGAACAACTGTCGTTGTCGGCGGGCACAGACTCCCGCATCCAGGCCCGGATGGTTGTGGCAGGGGGAGCGACCCTCGAACAACACTGGCAAAGGGGGGCGGCGCTATGGGCTATCCAGCATGGCGGCTGGGATTATGTGGTGCTGCAAGAGCAGAGTTCGCTCGGCCCAAGCCCCATGTTGGACGGTTTGCCGACCATTCGCTCTCCTGATGATTTTTACAGGTATGCACGTCTTTTCGACGAAGCCATCCGGCAGGCAGGCGCGAACACAGTCTTTTATTCCACGTGGGGACGGCGTAACGCTCCCGTCCAAAATCAGCAGTTGTTGGACTATGCTTATATGCAGATCGCGCGCGAGCGACATGCCCGGATGGCCCCGGTCGGGATGGCTTGGCAGGACCTCCGGTCAAAAGGTTCAGCCGTTGACCCCTACTGGCAGGATGGTTCTCATCCCTCACCCGCAGGGACATACCTCGCCGCCTGCGTGTTCTATGCGACCTTTACCGGCCGGAGCCCCAAAGGGCTGGCGCACGAAATCTCAGGACCTGCTGTAGACGACACCGGCCGCATCACCGATGACAAAAAAGTGCAGCTCGTGGGGCTTTCGGCATCGTCTGCCGAGCTCATCCAAGAGACGGCGTGGAAGGCGCACCAAAAGCTGGAGACCTCCGGAGGTTACTTGAATGTCTCACCGCCGCCCGAGCCCCAGCGCACGGCACTGCCCGCCGGGCGCAAACCCACACCGGCGGATCTCGAAGGATCCTGGACGGGAGAGACGCGCGTCTTCTCCCGGGCAATGGCTTGGCCCGCCACGATGGAACTGCACCTGACCCGGACCGGCGAGGATTGGCAGGGGGAATTGAAGGTCCGCTTTGGAAATCCCCGGGACGATATGACGTCTCAGGTGTCCGAGGTCGTGCTAACTGAAACCGGAGTATCCTTCATCCAGCCGCAGGGGGTCAGCGGTGCCGTCGTAAAGTACGAAGGCGTGTTCACTGGCCGGTCGCTCGAAGGCGAGGCCCGGATCGTCCTGACGGACGGAGCGATAGTGGCCATCGGCCGATGGAATCTAAAGCGCAAGCGGTAA
- a CDS encoding trehalase, which translates to MRNKVGRAMIVAGLFLAVLLLGRAASAAGPQVAKETQGMKDILGYISRSWDSLTRSMTTCNEVLDPKESERSVLYLPAGFAVPPDVKGLEKDCSIHVEHLPREISTLGEVDPAKIEPPGLLYLEHPYVVPGGRFNEMYGWDSYFILRGLLRDGRLDLARGIVENFFFEIDHYGGVLNANRTYYLTRSQPPFLTSMILALYDAEKAKGQDDPAWLEKAYPYAVRDHRFWTRSPHLAGDTGLSRYYDFGNGPVPEMADSPGYYREVARHFLASPRETGSYLVRSGDKPRDAQAIGPLFPLELCEPDAESTKDCTPVEGVSLSREYYKGDRSMRESGFDVSFRFGPFSAATHHFAGVDLNSLLYKTEMDLERISRILGKAQQAAQWRTRAEKRREAMDKFLWNSQRGLYFDYDFEGHTPSSYVFAATLYPLWAGLASPEQARMVRQNLKLFEQPGGLAMSQTASGAQWDSPYGWAPVHLIAIEGLRRYGFNEDADRLSYKFLAMVLENFRRDKTIREKYNVVTRSSETHVAEGYTQNVVGFGWTNGVFLELLHALPEPWAKRLGAK; encoded by the coding sequence ATGAGAAATAAAGTGGGTCGCGCGATGATTGTGGCAGGGTTGTTTCTGGCTGTCCTGCTGCTTGGAAGGGCTGCATCCGCCGCCGGACCGCAAGTCGCGAAGGAGACGCAGGGTATGAAAGACATCCTTGGGTATATTTCACGGTCCTGGGATTCTCTAACCCGGTCAATGACGACGTGCAACGAGGTCCTCGACCCCAAAGAGTCCGAGCGGTCCGTCTTGTATCTTCCTGCAGGGTTTGCGGTGCCCCCCGACGTAAAGGGGCTGGAAAAGGATTGTTCGATTCATGTGGAACACCTTCCCCGGGAAATCTCAACTTTGGGTGAGGTTGACCCGGCCAAGATTGAGCCGCCCGGTTTGCTTTATCTGGAACACCCCTATGTTGTTCCCGGCGGCCGGTTCAACGAGATGTATGGTTGGGACAGTTATTTTATCCTGCGGGGCCTTCTGCGAGATGGAAGGCTCGATCTCGCCCGGGGGATCGTTGAAAATTTCTTCTTCGAGATCGACCATTACGGAGGAGTGTTGAATGCCAACCGCACTTATTATTTAACCCGCTCACAGCCCCCTTTCCTGACCTCGATGATTCTCGCCCTATACGACGCCGAAAAAGCAAAGGGGCAGGACGATCCGGCATGGCTGGAGAAGGCCTATCCTTATGCCGTCAGAGACCACCGCTTTTGGACCCGCTCGCCACATCTTGCCGGCGATACCGGCCTTTCACGTTACTACGATTTCGGCAATGGACCCGTACCTGAAATGGCGGACTCCCCGGGCTATTATCGGGAGGTTGCCCGCCATTTTCTCGCATCGCCCAGGGAAACGGGTTCATATCTCGTTCGATCCGGGGACAAGCCGCGCGACGCGCAGGCCATCGGGCCGCTTTTTCCTCTCGAACTCTGCGAACCGGATGCAGAGTCCACGAAAGATTGCACCCCCGTTGAAGGGGTGAGTCTTTCGCGCGAATATTACAAAGGGGACCGCAGCATGCGCGAGTCGGGCTTTGACGTCTCGTTCCGCTTCGGGCCTTTCAGCGCGGCGACTCATCACTTTGCCGGGGTGGACCTGAACAGCCTGCTTTACAAAACTGAGATGGACTTGGAGCGAATCAGCAGGATTCTGGGAAAAGCTCAGCAGGCGGCCCAATGGCGGACGCGGGCTGAGAAACGACGTGAGGCCATGGACAAGTTTCTTTGGAACTCACAGCGCGGGCTCTACTTCGATTACGACTTTGAGGGTCACACCCCGTCTTCCTATGTCTTCGCTGCGACCCTCTATCCGCTCTGGGCGGGACTCGCTTCGCCGGAACAGGCGCGAATGGTTCGCCAGAACCTGAAGCTCTTTGAACAACCGGGTGGACTCGCGATGAGTCAGACGGCCTCGGGCGCGCAATGGGATTCTCCCTATGGTTGGGCTCCCGTTCATCTGATTGCGATCGAAGGGTTGCGACGCTATGGGTTCAACGAGGATGCCGATCGCCTCTCTTATAAATTCCTGGCGATGGTGCTTGAGAACTTCCGGCGCGATAAGACGATTCGTGAAAAATATAATGTGGTGACCCGATCTTCGGAGACCCATGTCGCGGAGGGCTACACGCAGAACGTGGTCGGGTTTGGATGGACGAACGGAGTCTTTCTCGAGTTGTTGCACGCCCTGCCTGAACCCTGGGCGAAACGCCTGGGGGCGAAATGA
- a CDS encoding sulfopyruvate decarboxylase produces the protein MAVSVAHSKIVYDALKRCGIRLLSALPETWLVHLIRMAEEDPEMTLVRLAKEEEGIGISAGAHFAGVKSALLMQNHGFLASINGIVSFAHLYKIPLLMLISYRGTFGERDPWQTQGGNVTEPLLQALRIPYHRLDSPEMVERRIREGQTLAESSLQPVALLLTRDLMWEE, from the coding sequence TTGGCGGTCTCTGTCGCTCATTCGAAGATTGTGTATGACGCCTTAAAGCGTTGCGGCATCCGTTTACTGTCCGCCCTCCCGGAGACCTGGCTCGTCCATCTGATCCGGATGGCGGAAGAGGATCCTGAGATGACGCTGGTCCGGCTGGCCAAGGAGGAGGAGGGGATCGGAATTTCGGCAGGCGCCCATTTTGCCGGTGTGAAGTCAGCCCTGTTGATGCAGAACCATGGCTTTCTGGCTTCGATCAACGGGATCGTTTCCTTTGCCCATCTCTACAAAATCCCTCTGCTCATGCTCATCAGTTATCGCGGGACATTTGGAGAACGCGATCCCTGGCAAACGCAGGGCGGAAATGTCACCGAGCCGTTGCTCCAGGCGCTGAGAATTCCCTACCACAGGCTGGATTCTCCGGAGATGGTGGAACGGCGTATTCGTGAGGGCCAGACGCTGGCGGAGAGCAGTCTTCAGCCGGTGGCCCTTTTATTGACTCGCGACCTGATGTGGGAGGAGTGA
- a CDS encoding thiamine pyrophosphate-binding protein, which translates to MLRIECLRAIYPELERSLVVTIMGAVAAELQSLGHKPNFFYLQHAMGLASSLGLGLALSLPHQRVVVLDGDGSILMNLGSLSTLARYQPKNLVHVIFDNESLLSVGGFPTATSAGTDLEGIARSSGIPRVATVRSIEDFRDCFSEAIQGEQLTTLVAKVEAKGPPTFLTDLTLLENRMEFQRHVRSRAKIDAPFTRVEKP; encoded by the coding sequence ATGCTGCGAATCGAATGCCTTCGGGCGATTTATCCGGAACTGGAGCGATCCCTCGTCGTCACGATCATGGGAGCGGTCGCTGCGGAACTGCAATCGCTCGGACACAAACCGAATTTCTTTTACCTCCAGCATGCCATGGGCCTCGCTTCGTCCCTGGGGCTTGGACTGGCGCTGTCGTTGCCGCATCAAAGGGTCGTAGTATTGGATGGCGACGGATCAATCCTGATGAACCTCGGAAGCCTGAGCACCCTCGCCCGATACCAACCAAAGAACCTTGTTCATGTCATTTTCGACAATGAGAGTCTGCTCTCGGTGGGAGGCTTCCCTACTGCCACCTCCGCCGGAACAGATCTGGAAGGCATCGCCCGGTCATCCGGGATTCCCCGGGTTGCGACCGTCCGGAGCATTGAGGATTTTCGGGATTGTTTTTCGGAAGCCATCCAAGGCGAACAACTCACAACGCTGGTGGCCAAGGTAGAAGCCAAGGGGCCTCCAACATTCCTGACTGATCTGACGCTTCTGGAAAATCGGATGGAGTTCCAACGACACGTCCGATCGCGAGCCAAAATTGACGCACCATTCACCCGGGTGGAGAAACCATGA
- a CDS encoding cyclase family protein has translation MSNALIQLIQELTAGKLHVVDLTQPLSPESPLLVLPEPWANTPPFRMWELSHYDERGPAWYWNAFETGEHTGTHFDAPVHWVSGKDLPDNTVDRIPVSRFVGPACVIDVAADVKSNPDFLLTPEHVTAWEQKHGRIPAGAWVLLRTGWSNRHAGQDTNYSGDEAPRTPGWSSQCSKLLAHERDILGVGVETIGTDAGKAAGFSPPFSNHYFMHGSGKFGLASLCNLDQLPPTGAIVIAAPLKIVNGSGSPVRVLAIVPAKSPHP, from the coding sequence ATGAGTAATGCCCTTATTCAATTGATTCAGGAACTCACGGCCGGAAAACTCCATGTCGTGGATCTCACACAGCCCCTGAGCCCTGAATCTCCTCTACTGGTTTTACCCGAGCCTTGGGCCAATACCCCTCCCTTTCGGATGTGGGAGCTCTCCCACTATGACGAACGCGGACCGGCGTGGTACTGGAACGCGTTTGAGACCGGGGAGCATACCGGGACACACTTCGACGCCCCGGTGCACTGGGTCAGTGGAAAAGATCTGCCAGATAACACCGTCGACCGGATCCCTGTGAGCCGATTTGTTGGTCCTGCCTGCGTCATCGACGTCGCGGCAGATGTGAAATCGAATCCGGACTTCCTGTTGACTCCCGAGCACGTCACCGCGTGGGAGCAGAAGCATGGCCGGATCCCAGCCGGAGCTTGGGTCTTGTTGCGGACGGGATGGTCAAACCGACATGCCGGGCAGGATACCAACTACTCGGGGGATGAAGCGCCCCGTACCCCGGGATGGTCGTCCCAATGTTCGAAATTACTCGCTCATGAACGGGACATTCTGGGCGTGGGGGTGGAGACCATTGGAACTGACGCGGGGAAAGCCGCCGGCTTTAGTCCGCCTTTCTCGAATCACTATTTCATGCACGGAAGCGGCAAATTCGGCCTGGCCAGCCTGTGTAACCTCGACCAACTGCCCCCCACCGGCGCCATCGTCATTGCCGCGCCCTTGAAGATCGTCAACGGCTCGGGAAGCCCAGTCCGGGTCCTCGCGATCGTTCCCGCCAAGAGTCCCCATCCCTGA
- a CDS encoding TonB-dependent receptor — protein sequence MVTVIDENGVPVSAAQLTLTSTEGARIVKGGTDHTGRFEFENLAPGRYQLRVEKEGFYVVTSDEPRVGETQAVEITLNHLQELHEVMNVDYSPPAIDPEKTTSSEGLTGQDIVNLPYPTTRDIRQALPLIPGVLPDATGQIHVNGAATYQIFDLLDGFNITHPVTGLLDLRVSADAVRSVNIQDSRIPVEYGKSSGAVLSMLTGMGDDHFRFSATNFVPSLQTRKGVNFNEWTPRATFSGPLKKGKVWFFDALDGEYDLNIVDELPVGADRTHAWRWSNLAKAQINLSPANILTASVLINQFHSPNFGLSLSNPLPSTIDQRQSAYLATINDQIYFRNGMLLEVGMAVNQFRTDDAPQSGGLPFLLHPEGATGSFFQTDHGEARRFEWKANVTLPPMQWHGRHEFKVGTDIDHVTYQQALERQPISIVREDGTLARLITFVGNPSFRRTNSEWTGYVQDRWSLSDRLLLEIGIRQDWDQIIRDVLISPRLASTYLLTPDGRTKLSVGIGLYHDATNLDFVTRPLGGQRIDETFAADGLTPLGPPVLTAFLVNEQALKAPRFLNWSIGLERTLPHSVDLGMNFIERRGTRGFAFVNTEAIGTGGAGGQFLLTNEGQDHFDEFQINVRHTFKGSYSFLASYTRSAARSNAVVDFNLGNPVFSQQAGGPLPWDSPNRFLSWGGYPLIKGFDLFYSLDWRTGFPFSVIDQNQFLVGAPNSRRLPDFFSLNLHMERRFHLLGYYLALRAGFNNITNHQNAAGINNNVDSPGFSSLNGVQGRVFTARIRFLGRK from the coding sequence GTGGTCACAGTGATCGACGAAAATGGGGTTCCTGTTTCCGCCGCTCAACTGACGCTCACTTCAACGGAGGGCGCGCGGATCGTCAAGGGCGGAACGGATCACACCGGTCGGTTCGAGTTTGAAAATCTGGCTCCCGGTCGTTATCAACTGCGCGTCGAGAAGGAAGGATTCTATGTAGTCACTTCCGATGAACCCCGTGTGGGTGAAACCCAGGCCGTGGAGATCACTCTCAACCACCTCCAGGAATTGCACGAGGTCATGAATGTGGACTATTCCCCTCCCGCCATCGATCCCGAGAAAACCACAAGTAGCGAAGGACTGACGGGGCAGGACATCGTCAATCTCCCGTATCCCACGACTCGGGACATCCGCCAGGCGCTGCCGTTGATCCCGGGAGTGCTGCCGGATGCCACCGGGCAAATTCACGTCAATGGGGCCGCCACGTATCAGATTTTTGATTTGCTCGATGGATTCAACATCACCCATCCCGTCACGGGACTGCTCGATCTGCGAGTCAGCGCGGATGCGGTTCGATCCGTCAACATCCAGGATAGCCGCATCCCGGTCGAATACGGGAAAAGCTCAGGAGCGGTTCTCAGCATGCTCACGGGAATGGGTGATGATCACTTCCGCTTTTCCGCCACGAACTTTGTCCCCTCCCTTCAAACGCGCAAGGGGGTGAACTTCAATGAGTGGACCCCCCGGGCCACTTTTTCGGGTCCGCTCAAGAAAGGGAAGGTCTGGTTTTTTGACGCCCTCGATGGCGAGTACGATTTGAACATCGTCGACGAATTGCCTGTGGGGGCCGACCGGACACATGCCTGGCGATGGAGCAATCTCGCCAAGGCGCAAATCAATCTCAGCCCGGCGAATATCTTGACGGCGAGTGTCCTCATCAATCAATTTCACTCCCCGAATTTCGGCTTGTCCCTTTCCAACCCGCTGCCCTCGACCATCGATCAAAGACAATCCGCCTACCTGGCGACGATCAACGACCAAATCTACTTTCGGAACGGCATGCTGCTGGAAGTGGGGATGGCGGTAAATCAGTTCCGGACCGATGATGCCCCGCAATCCGGTGGACTGCCCTTCCTGCTCCACCCCGAGGGCGCCACCGGTAGCTTCTTCCAAACCGACCATGGGGAGGCGCGGCGGTTTGAATGGAAGGCCAACGTGACCTTGCCTCCCATGCAATGGCACGGCCGGCATGAGTTTAAAGTGGGGACGGATATCGATCATGTCACCTATCAACAAGCATTGGAACGCCAGCCGATCTCCATCGTCCGGGAGGATGGAACGCTCGCGCGCCTGATAACGTTTGTGGGAAACCCAAGCTTCAGACGAACCAATTCTGAGTGGACGGGTTATGTGCAGGATCGATGGTCGTTGTCGGACCGGCTCCTGCTCGAAATCGGGATTCGTCAGGACTGGGATCAGATCATTCGCGACGTGCTGATTTCTCCCCGGCTGGCATCGACGTATCTTCTAACTCCGGATGGCCGAACGAAATTGTCAGTGGGAATCGGTCTCTACCACGATGCCACGAACCTGGATTTTGTCACTCGCCCCTTGGGAGGACAACGAATCGATGAGACCTTTGCGGCCGATGGATTGACACCCCTTGGCCCGCCTGTCCTGACGGCGTTCCTCGTCAACGAGCAAGCGCTGAAAGCCCCTCGATTCCTGAATTGGAGCATCGGGCTGGAGCGAACCCTTCCGCATTCAGTGGATTTGGGTATGAATTTCATTGAGAGGCGGGGAACCCGCGGTTTCGCTTTCGTCAACACGGAAGCGATCGGGACCGGTGGGGCAGGCGGTCAGTTTTTGTTGACCAATGAGGGGCAGGATCACTTTGATGAATTTCAGATCAATGTCCGGCATACTTTCAAAGGGAGTTATTCATTCCTCGCCTCGTATACACGGTCCGCGGCTCGTTCCAATGCCGTGGTCGATTTCAATCTCGGAAACCCCGTTTTCTCTCAGCAGGCGGGAGGGCCGCTTCCTTGGGACTCTCCAAACCGGTTTCTCTCCTGGGGCGGGTATCCCCTGATCAAGGGGTTTGATCTGTTCTACTCTCTTGACTGGCGCACTGGATTTCCGTTCAGTGTGATTGACCAGAATCAATTCCTGGTTGGAGCGCCAAACTCTCGCCGCCTGCCCGATTTCTTTTCCCTGAACCTGCACATGGAAAGAAGGTTTCACCTGCTGGGATACTATTTGGCGCTGCGCGCCGGCTTCAACAATATCACCAATCATCAGAACGCAGCCGGAATCAACAACAACGTCGACTCCCCGGGATTTTCAAGTCTGAATGGAGTTCAGGGACGGGTGTTCACGGCTCGAATCCGGTTTTTGGGGAGAAAGTAG